One Nonomuraea angiospora DNA segment encodes these proteins:
- a CDS encoding DUF1801 domain-containing protein — MATPKQPVTVPTDASVDDFLAAVSDERRRADAERLGTILREVTGEPAVMWGPSIVGFGSYRYTYASGRTGDWPLAGFSPRKQHLVVYLVGGFEERHASVLARLGPHKTGKGCLYLKRLDDVDESALRELIDRTVRVHKGVERTTDRGQ; from the coding sequence ATGGCGACCCCAAAACAGCCGGTGACGGTCCCGACTGATGCCAGCGTGGACGATTTCCTGGCCGCAGTCTCTGACGAACGCAGGCGGGCCGACGCGGAGCGCCTCGGCACGATTCTGCGTGAGGTGACCGGTGAGCCTGCGGTGATGTGGGGCCCCAGCATCGTCGGCTTCGGCAGCTACCGCTACACCTACGCGAGTGGGCGCACGGGTGACTGGCCCTTGGCGGGCTTCTCGCCGCGCAAGCAGCATCTCGTCGTCTATTTGGTGGGTGGCTTCGAGGAGCGGCACGCGTCAGTGCTCGCCCGGCTCGGTCCGCACAAGACCGGAAAAGGATGCCTCTACCTGAAACGGCTCGACGACGTCGACGAGAGCGCGCTGCGCGAGCTCATCGACCGCACGGTGCGGGTGCACAAGGGCGTTGAGCGGACCACCGACCGCGGACAATAG
- a CDS encoding DUF2786 domain-containing protein — MSKANELIGAAMEALAREDQASFDSAAAFLADRDDADRVLVEVVTRAISGLWRNGWQPADVVRIAARRLTDWHGRAAADLIAWEMRAYAPATVDERWRDQLAGLEAAVWWKGGYLAARQARDGAGRLVTVSGVLELLELLTGLPRLESLSPPPGAARRTVRARPHAVSEKTLTRVRALLAKAESTAYEAEAETFMSAAQTLMAKYSIDAAMLDAQPGGGKAPAGIRVGIDAPYEQPKAVLLNLVAEANRCRVIWSKELGFATVLGFGADLSWVEMLFTSLLVQAQTALVNSGTRKHGTGRSRNKAFRQSFLSAFASRIGERLAEATAAAVSQESASRGTDLVPVLAAREQEVEQAVERMFPNLVSHAVRTSWDREGWTAGRTAADQASLRARDR; from the coding sequence GTGAGTAAGGCCAATGAGCTGATCGGCGCGGCGATGGAGGCGCTCGCCCGCGAGGATCAGGCGTCCTTCGACTCCGCCGCCGCCTTCCTGGCCGACCGGGACGACGCCGATCGCGTGCTGGTGGAGGTCGTGACCCGTGCGATCTCGGGGTTGTGGCGGAACGGCTGGCAGCCCGCCGACGTGGTCAGGATCGCGGCCAGGCGGCTGACCGACTGGCACGGGCGGGCGGCGGCCGACCTCATCGCCTGGGAGATGCGGGCCTATGCGCCGGCCACGGTGGATGAGCGCTGGCGCGACCAACTCGCCGGCCTGGAGGCCGCGGTGTGGTGGAAGGGCGGCTACCTGGCGGCGCGGCAGGCGCGCGACGGGGCCGGCCGTCTGGTGACCGTCTCCGGTGTGCTGGAACTGCTGGAGTTGCTGACCGGGCTGCCCCGGCTGGAGTCGTTGAGCCCGCCGCCCGGGGCCGCTCGCCGTACGGTCCGGGCACGCCCGCACGCGGTCAGCGAGAAGACGCTCACGCGGGTGCGGGCGCTGCTCGCCAAGGCGGAGTCGACGGCGTACGAGGCGGAAGCGGAGACGTTCATGTCGGCGGCGCAGACCTTGATGGCGAAGTACAGCATCGACGCGGCGATGCTGGACGCGCAACCAGGCGGAGGTAAGGCCCCGGCGGGCATCCGGGTCGGCATCGACGCGCCGTACGAGCAGCCCAAGGCCGTGCTGCTCAACCTCGTCGCCGAGGCCAACAGGTGCCGGGTGATCTGGTCGAAGGAGCTGGGGTTCGCCACCGTGCTGGGGTTCGGGGCGGACCTGTCCTGGGTGGAGATGTTGTTCACCTCACTGCTGGTACAGGCGCAGACCGCGCTGGTGAACTCGGGCACCAGGAAGCACGGCACCGGCCGGTCGAGGAACAAGGCGTTCCGCCAGTCGTTCCTGTCGGCGTTCGCTTCCAGGATCGGGGAGCGGCTCGCCGAGGCGACAGCGGCCGCGGTCTCCCAGGAGAGCGCCAGCCGGGGCACCGACCTGGTGCCGGTGCTGGCGGCCCGCGAACAGGAGGTGGAGCAGGCGGTCGAGCGCATGTTCCCGAACCTGGTCTCGCATGCGGTCCGCACGTCCTGGGACCGGGAGGGCTGGACGGCCGGCCGTACCGCCGCCGATCAGGCCAGCCTCCGGGCGCGAGACCGATAG
- a CDS encoding class II aldolase/adducin family protein: protein MDGLDPQDALPPLTAYFAMRVGRLPLLPYFAPGDQGLEWTAEEMALTRSALLLSNHGPIVAGVTLGATIRPRGRWRR from the coding sequence ATGGACGGGCTCGACCCGCAGGACGCGCTGCCCCCGCTGACCGCGTACTTCGCCATGCGCGTGGGCCGGCTGCCGCTCCTGCCCTACTTCGCGCCCGGCGACCAGGGGCTGGAGTGGACGGCCGAGGAGATGGCGCTCACGCGCTCGGCCCTGCTGCTGAGCAACCACGGCCCGATCGTCGCCGGGGTCACCCTCGGGGCGACAATCCGGCCGCGCGGTAGATGGCGTCGATGA
- a CDS encoding Gfo/Idh/MocA family protein, with amino-acid sequence MLRIGVLGAARIAPAALVNPGRLVPGVEVAAVAARDRSRAEAFAAKHGIPRVHASYDELIADRTLDAIYNPLPNALHAPWTIRALEAGKHVLCEKPFTSNEAEAREVAAAAEKSGTVVMEAFHYRYHPLAERMRKIVAELGELRLVEAWMCFPLPRFSDIRYSLELGGGSMMDAGSYAVHVARLLGGGEPAVVEARALERSPGVDRAMSAALRFPSGASGRVHSSMWSGMLLKIGVRVRGTRGEMRVSNFVAPQFFHRLAYTVDGVSRREKVPGEATYTCQLRAFESAVRTGVGNLTPPADSVANMSVIDAIYRAAGLSPRG; translated from the coding sequence ATGCTGCGCATCGGAGTTCTGGGGGCCGCGCGGATCGCGCCGGCCGCCCTGGTCAATCCCGGCCGCCTCGTGCCGGGAGTCGAGGTCGCCGCTGTTGCCGCCCGTGACCGGTCGAGGGCCGAGGCGTTCGCCGCCAAGCACGGCATCCCCAGGGTCCACGCCTCATACGACGAGCTGATCGCCGATCGGACGCTCGACGCGATCTACAACCCGCTGCCCAACGCCCTGCACGCCCCCTGGACGATCCGGGCGCTGGAGGCGGGCAAGCACGTGCTGTGCGAGAAGCCGTTCACCTCTAACGAGGCCGAGGCGCGCGAGGTGGCCGCGGCTGCGGAGAAGAGCGGCACGGTGGTGATGGAGGCGTTCCACTACCGCTACCACCCGCTGGCCGAGCGCATGCGGAAGATCGTGGCGGAGCTGGGCGAGCTGCGCCTGGTGGAGGCGTGGATGTGCTTCCCGCTGCCGCGCTTCTCCGACATTCGCTACTCGCTGGAGCTGGGGGGCGGGTCGATGATGGACGCCGGGTCGTACGCCGTGCATGTGGCCAGGCTGCTGGGCGGTGGCGAGCCGGCGGTCGTCGAGGCGCGGGCGCTGGAGCGCTCGCCGGGCGTCGACCGCGCCATGAGCGCCGCCCTGCGCTTCCCCTCGGGGGCCTCCGGGCGGGTGCACTCGTCGATGTGGTCGGGGATGCTGCTCAAGATCGGCGTACGGGTGCGCGGCACGCGCGGGGAGATGCGGGTGAGCAACTTCGTCGCGCCGCAGTTCTTCCACCGGCTGGCGTACACGGTGGACGGCGTCAGCCGGCGCGAGAAGGTCCCCGGCGAGGCCACGTACACCTGCCAGTTGCGGGCCTTCGAGTCGGCCGTGCGCACCGGCGTGGGCAACCTCACCCCGCCCGCCGACTCCGTCGCGAACATGTCGGTCATCGACGCCATCTACCGCGCGGCCGGATTGTCGCCCCGAGGGTGA
- a CDS encoding SDR family oxidoreductase: MNVLAGKTALVTGGSRGIGRAVALRLAADGAEVAVHYGGNDEAAKETVARIEEAGGRAFAIRARFGDVSATDQLFEGLTAGLAGRGLDILVNNAGIALVNPISQVTPEELDRLLTINVTTPFFVIQRALPLLNDGGRIINMGSTASRFAVTMQIGYTISKAALESMAPTLANELGRRGITVNTVAPGAVRTDMTAGYSSIPEVVAELEAITALGRLGEPEDVADVVGFLAGPQGRWVTGQTIDVSGGTYLGPIAMA, encoded by the coding sequence ATGAACGTTCTGGCAGGCAAGACCGCGCTGGTGACGGGTGGATCGCGCGGCATCGGCCGGGCGGTCGCGCTGCGGCTGGCCGCCGACGGCGCCGAGGTCGCCGTCCACTACGGTGGCAACGACGAGGCCGCCAAGGAGACCGTGGCCCGCATCGAGGAGGCGGGCGGCCGGGCGTTCGCCATCCGGGCGCGGTTCGGCGACGTCTCCGCGACGGACCAACTGTTCGAGGGCCTGACCGCCGGGCTGGCCGGACGCGGGCTGGACATCCTGGTCAACAACGCGGGCATCGCCTTGGTCAACCCGATCTCGCAGGTCACCCCCGAGGAGCTGGACCGCCTGCTGACGATCAACGTCACCACGCCGTTCTTCGTCATCCAGCGGGCGCTGCCGCTGCTGAACGACGGCGGCCGCATCATCAACATGGGCTCGACGGCCAGCCGGTTCGCCGTCACCATGCAGATCGGCTACACCATCAGCAAGGCCGCCCTGGAGTCGATGGCCCCGACGCTGGCCAACGAGCTCGGCCGGCGCGGCATCACGGTGAACACCGTCGCGCCCGGCGCGGTGCGTACCGACATGACCGCCGGCTACAGCTCCATCCCCGAGGTGGTCGCCGAGCTGGAGGCGATCACCGCGCTCGGGCGGCTCGGCGAGCCCGAGGACGTCGCCGACGTCGTCGGCTTCCTGGCGGGGCCGCAAGGGCGGTGGGTGACCGGGCAGACGATCGACGTGTCCGGCGGGACCTACCTCGGCCCGATCGCGATGGCATGA
- a CDS encoding BTAD domain-containing putative transcriptional regulator has protein sequence MRFAILGETRAWRDDGAEVPLGGPARRALLALLLVRPGEVVPADRLADEIDPGGALSAHALQSQVSRLRTALGSASLIERAGASYRIVVDDDDVDACRFERLAQEGRAALRDGDAERAVTLLREALGLWRGPALAGLAESRTAQAAAVRLEERRLGALEDRIEGELRLGEHRAAVAELRELVGRHPLRERLAGLLMRALSAEGGQAEALVVFEQTRRHLADELGADPSAELVALHRELLSADPSPSPAAPPAQLTSFVGRAGEVAELVELLRVARLVTLAGPGGVGKTRLSVEVAAAAADDVCFVELAPLRDGGALAQVLLGALGLRENGLHLGNGGQQSVDRLIGALSDRLLLLVLDNCEHLVEEAATLVARLLAACPRLRVLATSREPLGIIGEHLWQVRPLHDEAAARLFSDRARAVRRGFAADARTVGRICAALDNLPLAIELAAARLRTLHIDDLAGRLDDRLAVAARGSRTADERHRTLRSVVAWSWELLSEAEQRAARWFTVFAGGATAESALAVCGTDGETLESLADKSLLEVSGGRYRMLETIRAYGAERLDAAGEREQARRAHARHVLELVRTADPHLRRAEQLEWLAVLAAEHADLLAAVRWAVEAPEAETALELLASASTYLWIRGAAASVAPQAIALLASLDALDSAGSVDSAGLGGSAESADSAGFADSGGSVDSGGDALPDRLGEEYAACVLLAASGEAGRPVWQRHRAQAEKALTAAWSGVEPGRYPAVLLPWMMRNASEAEPRGAFALVSSQRDRPEPWVRAVAEYVWGFGLLGEGGNAAAERGFGAAAEGFRSLGDRWGTALALDMLASLAAARGDRATAISLTDEALTLTEQLGVLEDAADLLVNRGDHVAGDDAAVARADYAKAADLARRAGSATSLAAALRGLGDIALLEQDLTEAERLYAEALDRIDPYWIKGLGNRVRALAGLGRVAEARGDRVAARSRYQEIAESAAVIGASTQDALRLMGLPESLVETVITLR, from the coding sequence ATGCGGTTTGCGATCCTGGGGGAGACTCGGGCGTGGCGTGACGACGGGGCGGAGGTTCCGCTCGGCGGTCCGGCCCGCCGCGCGCTGCTGGCCCTGCTGCTGGTCCGCCCCGGTGAGGTCGTGCCGGCCGACCGGCTGGCCGACGAGATCGACCCCGGCGGGGCGCTGTCGGCGCACGCGCTGCAGTCCCAGGTGTCCCGGCTGCGGACGGCGCTGGGCTCGGCGTCCCTGATCGAGCGGGCCGGGGCGAGTTACCGGATCGTGGTCGACGACGATGACGTGGACGCCTGCCGGTTCGAGCGGCTGGCGCAGGAGGGCCGGGCCGCGCTGCGCGACGGCGACGCCGAGCGGGCGGTCACGCTGCTGCGCGAGGCGCTGGGGCTGTGGCGGGGGCCGGCGCTGGCCGGCCTGGCCGAGAGCCGCACCGCCCAGGCCGCCGCCGTACGGCTGGAGGAGCGCCGGCTCGGAGCCCTCGAGGACCGGATCGAGGGCGAGCTGCGGCTCGGCGAGCATCGCGCGGCCGTGGCGGAGCTCCGCGAACTGGTCGGCCGGCACCCGCTCAGGGAACGGCTGGCGGGGCTGCTGATGCGGGCGCTGTCCGCCGAAGGCGGGCAGGCCGAGGCGCTGGTGGTGTTCGAGCAGACCAGGCGGCACCTGGCCGACGAGCTCGGCGCCGATCCCTCGGCCGAACTGGTCGCGCTCCACCGCGAGCTGCTGAGCGCCGACCCCTCGCCGTCGCCCGCCGCACCGCCCGCCCAGCTGACGTCCTTCGTCGGCCGCGCCGGGGAAGTGGCCGAGCTCGTCGAGCTGCTGCGCGTGGCCCGGCTCGTCACGCTGGCCGGTCCCGGCGGGGTCGGCAAGACCCGGCTGTCGGTCGAGGTGGCCGCCGCCGCGGCCGACGACGTGTGCTTCGTGGAGCTGGCGCCGCTGCGTGACGGCGGCGCGCTGGCACAGGTGCTGCTGGGCGCGCTGGGCCTGCGCGAGAACGGGCTCCACCTGGGGAACGGCGGGCAGCAGTCGGTCGATCGGCTGATCGGGGCGCTGTCGGACCGGCTCCTCCTGCTCGTCCTGGACAACTGCGAGCACCTGGTCGAAGAGGCCGCCACGCTGGTGGCGCGGCTGCTGGCGGCCTGCCCGCGGCTGCGCGTCCTCGCGACGAGCAGGGAGCCGCTCGGCATCATCGGCGAGCACCTCTGGCAGGTGCGGCCGCTCCACGACGAGGCGGCGGCGCGGCTGTTCAGCGATCGGGCCCGAGCCGTGCGGCGCGGCTTCGCGGCCGACGCCCGGACGGTGGGGCGGATCTGCGCGGCCCTCGACAATCTGCCGCTGGCCATCGAGCTGGCGGCGGCGCGGCTGCGTACGCTGCACATCGACGACCTCGCGGGACGGCTCGACGACCGGCTCGCCGTCGCGGCCCGCGGCAGCCGCACGGCCGACGAGCGGCATCGGACGCTGCGCTCGGTGGTGGCGTGGAGCTGGGAGCTGCTGTCCGAGGCCGAGCAGCGGGCCGCGCGGTGGTTCACGGTCTTCGCCGGGGGCGCGACGGCCGAGTCCGCGCTGGCGGTGTGCGGCACCGACGGCGAGACACTGGAGTCGCTGGCCGACAAGTCGCTGCTGGAGGTCTCGGGCGGCCGCTACCGCATGCTGGAGACGATCCGCGCGTACGGCGCCGAACGGCTCGACGCGGCCGGCGAACGCGAGCAGGCCCGCCGCGCCCACGCCCGGCACGTCCTGGAGCTGGTGCGGACGGCGGACCCGCATCTCCGGCGGGCCGAACAGCTGGAATGGCTGGCGGTCCTGGCGGCCGAGCACGCCGACCTGCTGGCGGCGGTGCGCTGGGCGGTCGAGGCGCCGGAGGCGGAGACGGCCCTGGAACTGCTCGCCTCGGCCTCGACGTACCTGTGGATCCGCGGCGCCGCCGCCTCGGTGGCGCCCCAGGCGATTGCTCTGCTGGCCTCCTTGGATGCGCTGGACTCGGCGGGCTCTGTGGACTCCGCGGGCTTGGGGGGCTCTGCGGAATCGGCGGACTCCGCGGGCTTCGCGGACTCTGGAGGCTCCGTGGACTCCGGGGGTGACGCGCTGCCGGACCGGCTCGGCGAGGAGTACGCGGCGTGCGTCCTGCTGGCGGCGTCCGGCGAGGCCGGGCGGCCGGTGTGGCAGCGGCACCGGGCCCAGGCCGAGAAGGCGCTGACCGCCGCCTGGTCAGGTGTCGAACCGGGCCGCTATCCGGCCGTCCTGCTGCCGTGGATGATGCGGAACGCGAGCGAGGCCGAGCCGCGCGGCGCGTTCGCGCTCGTCTCATCCCAGCGCGACCGCCCAGAGCCGTGGGTACGGGCGGTCGCCGAGTACGTGTGGGGGTTCGGGCTCCTCGGTGAAGGCGGCAACGCGGCGGCGGAGCGCGGCTTCGGCGCGGCGGCCGAGGGTTTCCGCTCGCTCGGGGACCGGTGGGGCACCGCGCTGGCGCTGGACATGCTCGCGAGCCTGGCGGCCGCGCGCGGCGATCGCGCGACGGCCATCTCGCTCACCGACGAGGCGCTCACTCTCACCGAGCAGCTCGGCGTGCTGGAGGACGCCGCCGACCTGCTGGTCAACCGGGGCGATCACGTCGCCGGCGACGACGCGGCGGTGGCCCGCGCCGACTACGCGAAGGCCGCCGACCTCGCCCGCCGCGCCGGCAGCGCCACCAGCCTGGCGGCAGCGCTCCGCGGGCTCGGTGACATCGCCCTGCTGGAGCAGGACCTGACCGAGGCGGAGCGCCTGTACGCGGAGGCTCTTGACCGGATCGACCCGTACTGGATCAAAGGCCTCGGCAACCGGGTGCGCGCGCTCGCCGGGCTCGGCCGCGTCGCCGAGGCGCGCGGCGACCGCGTCGCGGCCCGGTCGCGATACCAGGAGATCGCCGAGTCGGCGGCCGTGATCGGCGCCTCCACTCAGGACGCGCTGCGCCTGATGGGCCTGCCGGAAAGCCTCGTCGAGACGGTGATCACGCTGCGGTGA
- a CDS encoding sensor histidine kinase, producing MAAIGAAALLAVVQIALYTANVHTRGPGTLAELLLNLLLDASLTLVVRLPRTVGALAVVVTTVLALGAGLTPEAVTPAATPVVVSFLVTLLPWQQAFAFAAVLALPAIPIWSPSWGNLYMALSSTALPALVALYLRARYELVRSLRKRAELADSERRLLAERAETAERQRLAADLHDIVTHHVTEIVLHADALRVTTGDDDARAAAERIRRVGTRTLTELRDLMRVVTTGARPLPAGRPDDDTDGDLAALAAADDAALNVEGDPGTVPAVVARAVYRVVQESLTNARKHAPGAPVTVTVVYPGDRADVEVRNAAPRQSADPALTGAGSGMGLTGLNRRVTLLGGTFSAGDDGKGGFTVTASIPAPAT from the coding sequence ATGGCCGCCATCGGCGCGGCCGCGCTGCTCGCCGTCGTTCAGATCGCCCTGTACACCGCGAACGTGCACACCCGCGGCCCCGGCACGCTCGCCGAGCTCCTCCTGAACCTCCTGCTCGACGCGTCCTTGACGTTGGTGGTCCGCCTCCCGCGGACGGTGGGAGCACTGGCCGTAGTGGTCACGACGGTGCTCGCCCTCGGTGCCGGCCTGACGCCGGAGGCTGTGACGCCCGCGGCAACCCCGGTCGTCGTGTCATTCCTGGTCACCCTGCTGCCGTGGCAGCAGGCGTTCGCCTTCGCAGCCGTCCTGGCGCTGCCGGCGATCCCGATCTGGTCTCCTTCGTGGGGGAACCTGTACATGGCGCTGTCGTCCACCGCACTGCCCGCGCTGGTCGCTCTGTACCTGAGGGCCCGGTATGAGCTGGTGCGATCGCTGCGCAAGCGGGCCGAGCTGGCCGACTCGGAGCGCCGGCTGCTCGCCGAGCGGGCCGAGACCGCCGAACGGCAGCGCCTGGCCGCTGACCTGCACGACATCGTCACCCACCACGTCACCGAGATCGTCCTGCACGCCGACGCGCTCCGCGTCACCACGGGCGACGACGACGCCCGCGCGGCGGCGGAGCGGATCCGGCGGGTCGGCACGCGTACTCTCACCGAGCTGCGCGACCTCATGCGTGTGGTCACCACAGGGGCCCGGCCGCTGCCCGCCGGGCGTCCCGACGACGACACCGACGGCGACCTGGCCGCGCTGGCCGCCGCCGATGACGCGGCCCTGAACGTCGAGGGCGATCCCGGCACGGTGCCCGCGGTCGTGGCCCGCGCCGTCTACCGGGTGGTGCAGGAGTCACTCACCAACGCCCGCAAGCACGCCCCCGGAGCGCCGGTAACCGTCACCGTCGTCTATCCAGGCGACCGGGCCGACGTCGAGGTGCGCAACGCGGCGCCTCGACAGAGCGCCGACCCCGCCCTGACCGGCGCCGGCTCAGGGATGGGCCTGACCGGGCTCAACCGCAGAGTGACCCTGCTCGGCGGCACCTTCAGCGCGGGAGACGACGGCAAGGGAGGCTTCACGGTCACCGCCAGCATCCCCGCCCCCGCCACGTAG
- a CDS encoding response regulator: MIRVLLADDDPMVRRHLKTILGSSMEIEVVGEARDGAEAVEEVLRNRPDVVLMDLRMPGVDGIIATREITALTAPPTVIALTTFESDGHVLRALEAGAGGFLVKATPAEDLINLIKVAVDGNVVMSPSAARRLVAQSSRGDERRDTARSRVAKLAEREREVLVCLGEGLTNPEIARRLFLSETTVRSYVSRLLVKLALTHRTQAALLAHQAGLLDGPG, encoded by the coding sequence GTGATCAGGGTTCTGCTTGCCGACGACGACCCGATGGTCCGCCGACACCTCAAGACGATCCTCGGCTCCAGCATGGAGATCGAGGTGGTCGGCGAGGCGCGAGACGGCGCCGAGGCGGTCGAGGAGGTCCTGCGCAACCGGCCCGACGTGGTCCTGATGGACCTCAGGATGCCTGGCGTGGACGGGATCATCGCGACGAGGGAGATCACGGCGCTGACCGCGCCGCCCACGGTCATCGCGCTCACGACGTTTGAGTCCGACGGGCACGTGCTGCGTGCCCTGGAGGCCGGGGCCGGGGGCTTTCTGGTGAAGGCCACCCCGGCCGAGGACCTGATCAACCTGATCAAGGTGGCTGTCGATGGAAACGTCGTGATGTCGCCGAGCGCGGCGCGCAGACTGGTCGCGCAGTCGTCCAGAGGCGACGAGCGGCGCGACACTGCGCGGTCGCGGGTGGCGAAGCTGGCGGAGCGCGAACGCGAGGTGCTGGTCTGCCTCGGCGAGGGGCTCACCAATCCGGAGATCGCGAGGCGGCTGTTCCTGTCGGAGACGACCGTCCGCAGCTACGTCTCCCGCCTCCTGGTCAAGCTCGCCCTCACCCACCGAACGCAAGCGGCCCTGCTCGCCCACCAGGCCGGACTCCTTGACGGGCCCGGCTGA
- a CDS encoding carboxylesterase/lipase family protein, translating to MTACVTQAAAQEAPKPPIVQLDSGRIQGSDDGTVRTYSGIRYAQPPVGELRWKNPVRVAPWRGVADATKPGRPCTQVDKGEQIGGEDCLFLDVTAPARSSRKRLPVMVWLYGGGFLDGYGSMYNARRMADQGEVIVVTPNYRLGAFGYLALPGLPGSGTFGLADQLEALKWVRRNAAAFGGDPGNVTLFGQSAGGISTCALLTSPATRGLIDKAVIQSGTCTLSFPTGTYLPIPDIPPLTPSPSLKASQDIGLAAARQLGCAAGKELECLRAKPVSELVKVNESFGNALAHGTPLLPLEPAQALRTGKFLRVPVISGGTKSEGTSFVAGAAQAGIPVTAENYPTLMKNAFGEQAGKVLREYPLTGFSSPGLAWATVSSDRAWACPTLEGDEAMAARTTVYAYEFADAKAPNVFELPSEFPLGAHHASDLPYLFDLDGRPWEGLMPEQWRLAEQMIGYWTSFAHTGKPQAAGAPAWPEFTPSGQSVLSLKPASQGGIGPADVRGQHRCGFWKELAG from the coding sequence ATGACCGCGTGTGTCACGCAGGCCGCCGCCCAGGAGGCGCCGAAGCCGCCGATCGTGCAGCTGGACTCGGGCCGGATCCAAGGCTCGGACGACGGCACGGTCAGGACGTACTCGGGGATCCGCTACGCGCAGCCGCCCGTGGGAGAGCTGCGATGGAAGAACCCGGTACGGGTCGCACCCTGGCGGGGAGTGGCCGACGCCACCAAGCCCGGCCGTCCGTGCACGCAGGTGGACAAGGGTGAGCAGATCGGTGGGGAGGACTGCCTGTTCCTCGATGTCACCGCTCCGGCCAGGTCGTCGCGCAAGCGGCTGCCGGTGATGGTGTGGCTGTACGGGGGCGGCTTTCTCGACGGCTACGGCAGCATGTACAACGCCCGGCGGATGGCCGACCAGGGCGAGGTGATCGTGGTGACGCCCAACTACCGGCTCGGGGCGTTCGGCTACCTCGCGCTTCCTGGACTGCCGGGCTCGGGCACGTTCGGCCTGGCCGACCAGCTCGAAGCCTTGAAGTGGGTGCGGCGCAACGCCGCGGCCTTCGGTGGTGACCCTGGCAACGTGACGTTGTTCGGCCAGTCAGCCGGCGGGATCAGCACCTGCGCGCTGCTCACCTCCCCGGCCACGCGCGGTCTGATCGACAAGGCCGTCATCCAGTCGGGGACGTGCACGCTCAGCTTTCCGACCGGCACCTACCTCCCGATTCCGGACATTCCGCCGCTAACGCCGTCCCCTTCGCTGAAGGCCAGCCAGGACATCGGCCTGGCCGCGGCCAGGCAGCTCGGCTGCGCGGCGGGCAAGGAGCTGGAGTGCCTGCGGGCCAAGCCGGTCTCCGAGCTGGTGAAGGTCAACGAGAGTTTCGGCAACGCCCTCGCCCACGGCACGCCACTGCTGCCGCTCGAACCGGCGCAGGCGCTACGCACGGGCAAGTTCCTGCGCGTGCCGGTGATCTCCGGCGGCACCAAGAGCGAGGGCACCAGCTTCGTCGCCGGTGCCGCGCAGGCCGGGATTCCGGTGACCGCCGAGAACTACCCGACGTTGATGAAGAACGCGTTCGGCGAGCAGGCCGGCAAGGTGCTGCGGGAATATCCGCTGACCGGCTTCTCCTCGCCCGGCCTGGCCTGGGCGACGGTGAGCAGTGACCGCGCATGGGCCTGCCCGACCTTGGAGGGCGACGAGGCGATGGCCGCCCGCACCACGGTGTACGCCTATGAGTTCGCCGACGCCAAGGCCCCGAACGTCTTCGAGCTCCCCTCGGAATTCCCGCTGGGCGCTCATCACGCCAGCGACCTGCCGTACCTGTTCGACCTGGACGGCCGGCCATGGGAGGGACTCATGCCGGAGCAGTGGCGGCTGGCGGAGCAGATGATCGGCTACTGGACGTCCTTCGCCCACACCGGCAAGCCGCAGGCCGCCGGCGCACCCGCCTGGCCCGAGTTCACACCGTCCGGCCAGAGCGTCCTCAGCCTGAAGCCCGCAAGCCAGGGCGGCATCGGTCCGGCCGACGTCCGCGGCCAGCATCGATGCGGTTTCTGGAAGGAACTCGCCGGCTGA
- a CDS encoding nuclear transport factor 2 family protein, producing MQEETARSAIDMFISAFNASDDSYVTALLSQALTSDVVFWGPLGRSEGIEAVERFVLDIRRHPAGTGTMVRCSAVDMPDEWARYQWVFTTPDGGPRLTGTDVVHLRRSLIDQIIVFAGEIEPSAS from the coding sequence ATGCAGGAAGAGACCGCGCGGTCCGCGATCGACATGTTCATCTCCGCGTTCAACGCCTCGGACGACAGCTATGTGACTGCGCTGCTCTCCCAGGCCCTGACCTCGGACGTGGTCTTCTGGGGGCCGTTGGGCCGCAGCGAAGGGATCGAGGCGGTCGAGCGGTTCGTGCTGGACATCCGGCGCCACCCGGCGGGGACCGGCACGATGGTGCGCTGCTCGGCGGTAGACATGCCTGACGAGTGGGCCCGCTACCAGTGGGTCTTCACCACGCCGGATGGAGGTCCCCGCCTGACGGGAACGGACGTCGTCCATCTGCGGCGGAGCCTCATCGACCAGATCATCGTCTTCGCGGGGGAGATCGAGCCGTCCGCCTCCTAA